The following are from one region of the Salmo salar chromosome ssa27, Ssal_v3.1, whole genome shotgun sequence genome:
- the LOC106588632 gene encoding intelectin gives MMYQAFLLTIPLLMVFQTSCINTSPLDSVKTIEQARAPKVSLSRLGELRNRAKFIGRSCKEVKDRYGQAEDGLYYLTTSTGVVYQTFCDMTTAGGGWTLVASVHEDNIYGKCTVGDRWTSQQGNNANWPQGEGNWANRKTFGTVEAATDDDFKNPGYYDIDAEDMSVWHVPNKTPFYHWNLAAIMRYHTERRFLHLYGGNLYYLFHRYPVEYNVGAHLSDNGPSIPIVYDLGDKESTKMFYSPNTRGETEGGFISFRAINHERAATAICSGVKPKGGNVEHYCIGGGGFFPEGNPLQCGDFTGFAWNGYGTHIGFSVSKQMLESAVLLFYR, from the coding sequence ATGATGTACCAGGCTTTTCTGCTGACGATCCCTCTACTGATGGTGTTTCAGACGTCATGCATAAACACTTCACCGCTTGATTCTGTAAAAACGATTGAGCAGGCAAGAGCTCCAAAAGTTAGCTTGAGCCGTCTTGGTGAGCTAAGAAATAGGGCTAAATTCATTGGCAGAAGCTGCAAGGAAGTGAAAGACCGATATGGTCAAGCTGAAGACGGTCTGTACTACCTGACCACATCTACTGGGGTGGTGTACCAGACCTTCTGTGACATGACCACAGCGGGCGGCGGCTGGACTCTGGTGGCAAGCGTGCACGAGGACAACATCTACGGGAAGTGCACAGTTGGCGATCGTTGGACCAGCCAGCAGGGCAACAATGCCAACTGGCCACAAGGGGAAGGCAACTGGGCCAACAGGAAGACTTTCGGAACAGTGGAGGCAGCCACAGACGATGACTTCAAGAATCCTGGCTACTACGACATAGATGCAGAAGACATGTCGGTGTGGCACGTTCCCAACAAAACGCCCTTTTACCACTGGAACCTGGCTGCGATCATGCGCTACCACACTGAGAGGCGCTTCCTCCATCTGTACGGAGGAAACCTGTACTACCTCTTCCACCGCTACCCGGTCGAGTACAACGTTGGGGCACACCTGTCAGACAATGGACCCTCCATTCCCATAGTGTATGACCTCGGGGACAAAGAGTCCACCAAAATGTTCTACAGCCCTAACACTAGAGGGGAGACTGAGGGAGGCTTTATCAGTTTCAGAGCCATAAACCATGAACGAGCGGCAACAGCCATCTGCTCTGGGGTCAAACCCAAAGGCGGTAATGTTGAACACTactgtattggtggtggtgggttTTTCCCTGAGGGTAATCCTCTTCAGTGTGGGGATTTCACTGGCTTTGCCTGGAATGGCTATGGGACCCATATAGGCTTTAGTGTATCAAAACAGATGCTGGAGTCAGCTGTGTTACTCTTTTACCGCTAA